The following are encoded in a window of Urocitellus parryii isolate mUroPar1 chromosome 7, mUroPar1.hap1, whole genome shotgun sequence genomic DNA:
- the Slc46a1 gene encoding proton-coupled folate transporter, whose protein sequence is MEEQASPPRESRTRRAAPVLFRGPVEPLVFLGNFALVLQGPITTQYLWHRFSVDLGYNGTRDRGHCGNQTVDPRMKEVETLTSHWTLYMNVGGFLVDLFSTTLLGAWSDQVGRRPLLVLASLGLLLQAVISIFVVQLQLHVGYFVLGRILCALLGDFSGLLAASFASVADVSSNHSRTFRMALLEACIGVAGMLASLLGGHWLRAQGYANPFWLALALLIVMTLYAAFCFGETLKEPKSTRLFTLHHHRSIVHLYLSPAPEKSRKHLALYSLAFFVVITVHFGAQDILTIYELSTPLCWDSKLIGYGSAAQHLPYLTSLLGLRLLQCCLADSWVAEIGLTFNILGMVVFAFATITALMFTGYGLLFLSLVITPIIRAKLSKLVGESEQGALFSAMACVSSLAMLAASGIFNSLYPATLNFMKGFPFLLGAGLLFIPAILIGMLERANPHSEFQNIS, encoded by the exons ATGGAGGAGCAAGCGAGCCCCCCGCGCGAATCCCGCACCCGGCGCGCGGCGCCCGTGCTGTTCCGCGGCCCCGTGGAGCCTCTCGTCTTCCTGGGGAACTTTGCCTTGGTCCTCCAGGGTCCGATCACCACGCAATATCTGTGGCACCGCTTCAGCGTCGACCTCGGCTACAATGGCACTCGCGACCGAGGGCACTGTGGCAACCAAACCGTGGACCCCAGGATGAAG GAAGTGGAAACCCTTACCTCCCACTGGACCCTGTACATGAATGTGGGCGGTTTCCTGGTGGATCTCTTCTCGACCACGTTGCTTGGAGCCTGGAGTGACCAGGTGGGCCGCCGCCCACTGCTGGTGTTGGCCTCACTTGGCCTGCTGCTCCAAGCTGTGATATCCATCTTTGTGGTGCAGCTGCAACTCCACGTCGGCTACTTTGTGCTAGGCCGCATCCTTTGTGCTCTCCTCGGTGACTTCAGTGGGCTCTTGGCTGCTAGCTTTGCCTCCGTAGCTGATGTCAGCTCTAATCACAGCCGCACCTTCCGGATGGCTCTGCTGGAAGCATGCATTGGTGTGGCTGGAATGTTGGCAAGCCTCCTTGGGGGTCACTGGCTCCGGGCCCAGGGTTATGCCAACCCCTTCTGGTTGGCCTTGGCCTTGCTAATAGTCATGACTCTATATGCAGCATTCTGCTTTGGGGAGACCTTGAAAGAGCCAAAGTCCACCCGGCTATTCACCCTCCATCACCACAGATCCATCGTCCACCTCTACCTGTCTCCAGCCCCGGAGAAGTCCAGGAAGCATTTAGCCCTATACTCATTGGCTTTCTTCGTGGTGATCACTGTGCACTTTGGGGCTCAGGACATCCTGACCATCTATGAGTTGAGCACACCCCTCTGCTGGGACTCCAAGCTGATTGGCTATGGTTCTGCAGCTCAGCACCTCCCCTACCTCACCAGCCTGCTGGGCCTGCGGCTCCTGCAGTGCTGCCTGGCAGACAGCTGGGTGGCTGAGATTGGTCTGACCTTCAACATTCTGGGGATGGTGGTCTTTGCATTTGCTACCATCACAGCTCTCATGTTCACAG GATATGGCTTGCTCTTTCTGTCATTAGTCATCACACCTATCATCCGGGCCAAACTCTCCAAGCTGGTGGGTGAGTCTGAGCAGG GTGCTCTCTTTTCCGCTATGGCCTGTGTGAGCAGCTTGGCCATGCTGGCAGCCTCCGGGATCTTCAACTCACTCTATCCAGCCACTCTGAACTTCATGAAGGgcttccccttcctcctgggaGCTGGTCTCCTCTTCATCCCAGCCATTTTGATCGG GATGCTGGAGAGGGCTAATCCTCACTCTGAATTCCAGAACATTTCCTAG
- the Sarm1 gene encoding NAD(+) hydrolase SARM1 isoform X2 yields the protein MVLTLLLSAYKLCRFFAMSGPQNGADRLTVPGPNGGSGSGPWWATGYRGSREVSPGVGTEVQGALERALPELQQALSELKQASAARAVGAGLSEVFQIVEEAWLLPAVGREVAQGLCDAIRLDGGLDLLLRLLQAPELETRVQAARLLEQILVAENRDRVARIGLGVILNLAKEREPVELARSVAGILEHMFKHSEETCQRLVGSGGLDAVLFWCRRTDPALLRHCALALANCALHGGQAAQRHMVEKRAAEWLFPLAFSKEDELLRLHACLAVAVLATNKEVEREVERSGTLALVEPLVASLDPGRFARCLVDASDTRQGRGPDDLQRLVPLLDSSRLEAQCIGAFYLCAEAAIKSLQGKTKVFSDIGAIQSLKRLVSYSTNGTTSALAKRALRLLGEEVPRRILPSVASWKEAEVQTWLQQIGFSHYCESFREQQVDGDLLLRLTEEELQADLGMKSSITRKRFFRELTELKTFANYATCDRSNLADWLGSLDPRFRQYTYGLVSCGLDRSLLHRVSEQQLLEDCGIRVGVHRARILSAAREMLHSPLPCTGCKPGGDIPDVFISYRRNSGSQLASLLKVHLQLHGFSVFIDVEKLEAGKFEDKLIQSVMNARNFVLVLSPGALDKCMLDHDCKDWVHKEIVTALSCGKNIVPVIDGFEWPEPQALPEDMQAVLTFNGIKWSHEYQEATIEKIIRFLQGRSSRDSSAGSDTSLEGAAPMGPP from the exons ATGGTCCTGACCCTGCTTCTCTCTGCCTACAAGCTGTGCCGCTTCTTCGCCATGTCGGGCCCACAGAACGGGGCCGACCGGTTGACTGTGCCGGGGCCGAATGGGGGTAGTGGCTCGGGCCCATGGTGGGCTACTGGCTACCGAGGGTCCCGCGAGGTGTCGCCTGGGGTGGGCACCGAGGTGCAGGGAGCCCTGGAGCGTGCACTGCCGGAGCTGCAGCAGGCTCTGTCTGAGCTGAAGCAGGCGAGCGCCGCTCGGGCTGTGGGCGCGGGCCTATCGGAGGTCTTCCAGATAGTGGAGGAGGCCTGGCTGCTGCCGGCTGTGGGCCGCGAGGTGGCCCAGGGTCTTTGCGACGCCATCCGCCTGGACGGCGGCCTCGACCTGCTGTTGCGGCTGCTGCAGGCACCGGAGCTGGAGACCCGCGTGCAGGCCGCACGCCTGCTGGAGCAGATCCTGGTGGCTGAGAACCG AGACCGTGTGGCTCGCATTGGACTGGGCGTGATCCTGAACCTGGCGAAGGAGCGCGAACCCGTGGAGCTGGCGCGAAGTGTGGCAGGCATCTTGGAGCACATGTTCAAGCACTCAGAGGAGACTTGCCAGCGGCTGGTGGGGTCTGGAGGCCTGGACGCGGTGCTGTTCTGGTGCCGCCGCACAGACCCTGCACTTCTGCGCCACTGCGCGCTGGCGCTGGCTAACTGCGCGCTGCATGGCGGCCAAGCGGCGCAGCGGCACATGGTAGAAAAGCGCGCGGCTGAGTGGCTTTTTCCGCTAGCTTTCTCCAAGGAGGACGAGCTACTGCGTCTGCACGCTTGCCTCGCTGTGGCTGTGTTGGCAACCAACAAGGAAGTGGAGCGCGAGGTAGAGCGCTCGGGCACGTTGGCGCTGGTGGAGCCACTCGTGGCTTCGCTAGACCCTGGCCGCTTTGCGCGCTGCCTGGTGGACGCCAGCGACACAAGACAGGGCCGCGGGCCAGATGACCTGCAGCGCCTAGTGCCTCTACTCGACTCATCACGCTTGGAAGCACAGTGCATCGGGGCCTTCTACCTCTGCGCAGAAGCTGCCATCAAGAGCCTGCAGGGCAAGACAAAG GTGTTCAGCGACATTGGCGCTATCCAGAGCCTGAAACGCCTCGTTTCCTACTCCACTAATGGCACCACGTCAGCGCTGGCGAAGCGCGCACTGCGCCTGCTGGGCGAGGAGGTGCCGCGGCGCATTCTGCCCTCCGTGGCCAGCTGGAAGGAGGCCGAGGTCCAAACGTGGCTGCAGCAGATCGGCTTCTCCCACTACTGCGAGAGCTTCCGG GAGCAGCAGGTAGATGGCGACCTTCTTCTTCGGCTCACAGAGGAGGAACTCCAAGCCGACCTGGGCATGAAATCTAGCATCACCCGCAAGAG GTTCTTTAGAGAGCTTACGGAACTCAAGACGTTCGCCAACTATGCTACATGCGACCGCAGCAACCTGGCCGACTGGCTGGGCAGCCTGGACCCGCGCTTCCGACAGTACACCTATGGCCTGGTCAGCTGCGGCCTGGACCGCTCCCTGCTGCACCGCGTGTCAGAACAGCAGCTGCTGGAAGACTGTGGCATCCGCGTGGGCGTGCACCGAGCTCGCATCCTCTCAGCTGCCAGAG AAATGCTACACTCCCCACTGCCCTGTACTGGCTGCAAGCCCGGCGGGGACATCCCAGATGTCTTCATCAGCTACCGAAGAAACTCAGGCTCCCAGCTGGCCAG TCTCCTGAAGGTGCACCTACAGCTGCATGGCTTCAGTGTCTTTATCGATGTGGAGAAGCTAGAAGCGGGCAAGTTTGAGGACAAGCTCATCCAGAGCGTCATGAATGCCCGCAACTTTGTGCTGGTGTTGTCACCTGGGGCTCTGGACAAGTGCATGCTGGACCATGACTGCAAGGACTGGGTGCACAAG GAGATTGTGACTGCTCTAAGCTGTGGCAAGAACATTGTGCCCGTCATTGATGGCTTTGAGTGGCCTGAGCCCCAGGCTCTGCCCGAGGACATGCAGGCTGTGCTTACCTTCAACGGCATCAA GTGGTCCCATGAGTACCAGGAGGCCACCATTGAGAAGATCATCCGCTTCCTGCAGGGTCGCTCCTCCCGGGACTCATCTGCAGGCTCTGACACCAGTTTGGAGGGTGCTGCACCCATGGGCCCACCTTAA
- the Sarm1 gene encoding NAD(+) hydrolase SARM1 isoform X1 has product MVLTLLLSAYKLCRFFAMSGPQNGADRLTVPGPNGGSGSGPWWATGYRGSREVSPGVGTEVQGALERALPELQQALSELKQASAARAVGAGLSEVFQIVEEAWLLPAVGREVAQGLCDAIRLDGGLDLLLRLLQAPELETRVQAARLLEQILVAENRDRVARIGLGVILNLAKEREPVELARSVAGILEHMFKHSEETCQRLVGSGGLDAVLFWCRRTDPALLRHCALALANCALHGGQAAQRHMVEKRAAEWLFPLAFSKEDELLRLHACLAVAVLATNKEVEREVERSGTLALVEPLVASLDPGRFARCLVDASDTRQGRGPDDLQRLVPLLDSSRLEAQCIGAFYLCAEAAIKSLQGKTKVFSDIGAIQSLKRLVSYSTNGTTSALAKRALRLLGEEVPRRILPSVASWKEAEVQTWLQQIGFSHYCESFREQQVDGDLLLRLTEEELQADLGMKSSITRKRFFRELTELKTFANYATCDRSNLADWLGSLDPRFRQYTYGLVSCGLDRSLLHRVSEQQLLEDCGIRVGVHRARILSAARGHYLVQAGLRGLGRHRTKSPRYGGLHGKWWGGTALTMLSLLLASEMLHSPLPCTGCKPGGDIPDVFISYRRNSGSQLASLLKVHLQLHGFSVFIDVEKLEAGKFEDKLIQSVMNARNFVLVLSPGALDKCMLDHDCKDWVHKEIVTALSCGKNIVPVIDGFEWPEPQALPEDMQAVLTFNGIKWSHEYQEATIEKIIRFLQGRSSRDSSAGSDTSLEGAAPMGPP; this is encoded by the exons ATGGTCCTGACCCTGCTTCTCTCTGCCTACAAGCTGTGCCGCTTCTTCGCCATGTCGGGCCCACAGAACGGGGCCGACCGGTTGACTGTGCCGGGGCCGAATGGGGGTAGTGGCTCGGGCCCATGGTGGGCTACTGGCTACCGAGGGTCCCGCGAGGTGTCGCCTGGGGTGGGCACCGAGGTGCAGGGAGCCCTGGAGCGTGCACTGCCGGAGCTGCAGCAGGCTCTGTCTGAGCTGAAGCAGGCGAGCGCCGCTCGGGCTGTGGGCGCGGGCCTATCGGAGGTCTTCCAGATAGTGGAGGAGGCCTGGCTGCTGCCGGCTGTGGGCCGCGAGGTGGCCCAGGGTCTTTGCGACGCCATCCGCCTGGACGGCGGCCTCGACCTGCTGTTGCGGCTGCTGCAGGCACCGGAGCTGGAGACCCGCGTGCAGGCCGCACGCCTGCTGGAGCAGATCCTGGTGGCTGAGAACCG AGACCGTGTGGCTCGCATTGGACTGGGCGTGATCCTGAACCTGGCGAAGGAGCGCGAACCCGTGGAGCTGGCGCGAAGTGTGGCAGGCATCTTGGAGCACATGTTCAAGCACTCAGAGGAGACTTGCCAGCGGCTGGTGGGGTCTGGAGGCCTGGACGCGGTGCTGTTCTGGTGCCGCCGCACAGACCCTGCACTTCTGCGCCACTGCGCGCTGGCGCTGGCTAACTGCGCGCTGCATGGCGGCCAAGCGGCGCAGCGGCACATGGTAGAAAAGCGCGCGGCTGAGTGGCTTTTTCCGCTAGCTTTCTCCAAGGAGGACGAGCTACTGCGTCTGCACGCTTGCCTCGCTGTGGCTGTGTTGGCAACCAACAAGGAAGTGGAGCGCGAGGTAGAGCGCTCGGGCACGTTGGCGCTGGTGGAGCCACTCGTGGCTTCGCTAGACCCTGGCCGCTTTGCGCGCTGCCTGGTGGACGCCAGCGACACAAGACAGGGCCGCGGGCCAGATGACCTGCAGCGCCTAGTGCCTCTACTCGACTCATCACGCTTGGAAGCACAGTGCATCGGGGCCTTCTACCTCTGCGCAGAAGCTGCCATCAAGAGCCTGCAGGGCAAGACAAAG GTGTTCAGCGACATTGGCGCTATCCAGAGCCTGAAACGCCTCGTTTCCTACTCCACTAATGGCACCACGTCAGCGCTGGCGAAGCGCGCACTGCGCCTGCTGGGCGAGGAGGTGCCGCGGCGCATTCTGCCCTCCGTGGCCAGCTGGAAGGAGGCCGAGGTCCAAACGTGGCTGCAGCAGATCGGCTTCTCCCACTACTGCGAGAGCTTCCGG GAGCAGCAGGTAGATGGCGACCTTCTTCTTCGGCTCACAGAGGAGGAACTCCAAGCCGACCTGGGCATGAAATCTAGCATCACCCGCAAGAG GTTCTTTAGAGAGCTTACGGAACTCAAGACGTTCGCCAACTATGCTACATGCGACCGCAGCAACCTGGCCGACTGGCTGGGCAGCCTGGACCCGCGCTTCCGACAGTACACCTATGGCCTGGTCAGCTGCGGCCTGGACCGCTCCCTGCTGCACCGCGTGTCAGAACAGCAGCTGCTGGAAGACTGTGGCATCCGCGTGGGCGTGCACCGAGCTCGCATCCTCTCAGCTGCCAGAGGTCA CTACCTTGTCCAGGCTGGGCTGAGAGGGCTGGGTAGACACAGGACCAAGTCCCCAAGGTATGGTGGACTTCATGGTAAGTGGTGGGGAGGGACTGCCCTCACCATGCTTTCTCTCTTATTGGCCTCAGAAATGCTACACTCCCCACTGCCCTGTACTGGCTGCAAGCCCGGCGGGGACATCCCAGATGTCTTCATCAGCTACCGAAGAAACTCAGGCTCCCAGCTGGCCAG TCTCCTGAAGGTGCACCTACAGCTGCATGGCTTCAGTGTCTTTATCGATGTGGAGAAGCTAGAAGCGGGCAAGTTTGAGGACAAGCTCATCCAGAGCGTCATGAATGCCCGCAACTTTGTGCTGGTGTTGTCACCTGGGGCTCTGGACAAGTGCATGCTGGACCATGACTGCAAGGACTGGGTGCACAAG GAGATTGTGACTGCTCTAAGCTGTGGCAAGAACATTGTGCCCGTCATTGATGGCTTTGAGTGGCCTGAGCCCCAGGCTCTGCCCGAGGACATGCAGGCTGTGCTTACCTTCAACGGCATCAA GTGGTCCCATGAGTACCAGGAGGCCACCATTGAGAAGATCATCCGCTTCCTGCAGGGTCGCTCCTCCCGGGACTCATCTGCAGGCTCTGACACCAGTTTGGAGGGTGCTGCACCCATGGGCCCACCTTAA